A genome region from Gigantopelta aegis isolate Gae_Host chromosome 3, Gae_host_genome, whole genome shotgun sequence includes the following:
- the LOC121392006 gene encoding uncharacterized protein LOC121392006, with the protein MEHSRKLLLACTVICAHILCVCNEQPHFERLRWSDIHCNLPEEKHIHNNASDPAVPPVCKSGCKDGYAESYCSIKCPSKCIKCDRVTKNCSGHCQDGYYGNDCTKPCYHCDKCNEKGACINNTELRNTNSKINLTTQRKDFNDTRTASSTNSVDLVAIIIPVVIGIVIVIGIVIIVLWRKKKFCFSKRQQSGPHETHEQSATEAEQTKMNDISENQDERPHESTPLEDDDNTTCHNNEIQTS; encoded by the exons ATGGAACATTCTAGAAAACTGTTATTGGCTTGTACTGTCATATGTGCACACATATTGTGTGTTTGCAACGAGCAACCACATTTTGAAAGACTTAGATGGTCAGACATCCACTGCAATTTACCTGAAGAGAAACATATTCACAATAATGCTTCAGATCCTGCAGTACCTCCAGTATGTAAAAGTGGATGCAAAGATGGATATGCAGAATCGTACTGCAGCATAAAATGTCCATCAAAGTGCATAAAGTGCGATAGAGTCACAAAGAATTGCTCAGGACACTGTCAAGATGGATATTATGGAAACGACTGTACAAAACCTTGCTATCACTGTGACAAGTGCAATGAAAAAGGTGCCTGTATAAATAACACCGAACTGCGTAACACAAACAGTAAGATAAATCTGACGACACAACGAAAGGATTTCA ATGACACTCGAACAGCTTCCAGTACCAACTCGGTGGATCTTGTGGCTATTATCATTCCTGTTGTCATCGGCATTGTCATAGTCATCGGCATTGTCATCATCGTCCTTTGGCGCAA aaagaagttttgtttttcaaagcgTCAGCAATCTGGACCTCACG AAACTCACGAACAGTCAGCAACAGAAGCCGAACAAACAAAGATGAATGATATCAGTG AAAATCAAGACGAACGTCCACACGAATCCACTCCATTAGAAGATGACGACAACACTACATGTCATAACAACGAAATACAAACTAGCTAA